In Halictus rubicundus isolate RS-2024b chromosome 5, iyHalRubi1_principal, whole genome shotgun sequence, one genomic interval encodes:
- the LOC143354142 gene encoding uncharacterized protein LOC143354142 isoform X2 — MKTLSVNNHDFTGPKNLSDSTADQLRTFLNSFDVVLSDCDGGCLMLLFGVLSILDKPIPGAMESLKRLQDLGKRVYVVSNNGTKYFDRYKQNAQAAGLDLKPEQVVLPSTVVGWYLKKINFSGEAFVVASKPFRKVLTDCGIKMSPDDWPPIFDDDLNKSLESASNISAVNAVIFDFDIRCSLSKLAYVIQCLKNKDVLFLAGSQSEWIVVNHRRRTLAAGALIKLISHYSGRTPIGCGKPGDVMKDYLLEVCQVDPERCLFIGDSITTDMTFASKCGFQKLFVETGLDTIETASRDNLTRPDYYISNLGLLSKIVDSRCESSTELRIDQL; from the exons ATGAAGACACTATCGGTGAACAACCATGACTTCACCGGTCCTAAAAACCTGTCGGACAGTACCGCGGACCAGTTGCGGACCTTCTTGAACTCGTTCGACGTCGTATTGTCAGACTGCGATGGCGGGTGTCTCATGCTTTTATTCG GTGTCCTGAGCATCCTGGACAAACCGATTCCGGGAGCCATGGAGTCGCTGAAGAGGCTCCAGGACCTTGGGAAAAGGGTGTACGTAGTGTCGAACAACGGCACGAAGTATTTCGATCGATACAAGCAGAACGCGCAAGCCGCTGGCCTGGATTTGAAACCG GAGCAAGTGGTGTTGCCATCGACAGTGGTCGGCTGGTACCTGAAGAAGATCAACTTTTCCGGCGAAGCGTTCGTGGTCGCCAGCAAGCCATTCCGGAAGGTCCTGACCGACTGCGGCATCAAAATGTCACCGGACGAT TGGCCACCGATATTCGACGACGACCTAAACAAATCATTGGAGTCCGCGTCGAACATCAGCGCCGTCAACGCGGTAATCTTCGACTTCGACATAAGGTGCAGCTTGTCGAAGCTGGCCTACGTGATTCAGTGTCTGAAAAACAAAGACGTGTTGTTCTTGGCCGGGAGCCAGAGCGAATGGATAGTCGTTAATCACAGAAGAAGGACCCTAG CTGCCGGAGCCTTGATCAAACTGATCAGCCATTACAGCGGAAGGACTCCGATTGGGTGCGGCAAACCCGGCGACGTTATGAAGGATTACCTTTTAGAAGTGTGCCAGGTGGATCCTGAGCGGTGTCTGTTCATCGGAGACTC GATAACCACGGACATGACGTTCGCGAGCAAGTGCGGATTCCAGAAGCTTTTCGTCGAAACTGGCCTCGACACGATAGAGACAGCGTCGCGAGACAATCTGACGCGGCCAGATTACTATATTTCGAATCTAGGACTACTGTCGAAGATCGTGGACTCGCGGTGCGAGAGTTCGACGGAGCTGCGAATCGATCAACTATGA
- the LOC143354141 gene encoding mitochondrial amidoxime-reducing component 1 — protein MQGHPDWRSSVAITCSLAAIVAVVAWNMRRCRSLKKKTQKSSESCEQPKNVNENGHNSVVNQTVDTARRRSDEIPELPDPNWVKVGQVQELYVYPMKSGRGRNVTECEFTELGICIESEGKFTLRDRMFLVYNEESGRFQTGRNYPTLILVTLSAVDEDKVKLEAVGMPSVVFSVPKCTEENIEAVQCTMWWGEPVKCIDCGPEPAEWLSRFLTGTSSGLRLGYSTMDRRDLSVWGKFTKVYSTLQTEDTGLFSDLASYMLMNTKSVDALNEKLERPVPALQFRPNIVVSAPEAFVEDNWEWVKIGGKVVIRNVKPCTRCKFILVNPENGNPETEEPLKTLKSFRCHTDPDRLAVEGQAPLMGILCGAYIPGKVRTGDDVYVHVAEDSAESNHQEASS, from the exons ATGCAGGGACACCCG GATTGGAGGTCCTCCGTGGCGATAACATGCTCCCTGGCAGCGATCGTGGCAGTGGTAGCGTGGAACATGCGTAGATGCAGATCGCTGAAGAAGAAGACGCAGAAGTCGAGCGAGAGCTGCGAGCAGCCGAAGAACGTCAACGAAAATGGTCACAACAGCGTCGTGAATCAGACAGTTGATACGGCGCGTCGACGCAGCGACGAGATTCCCGAATTACCGGACCCAAACTGGGTGAAAGTGGGTCAAGTGCAAGAGCTATACGTCTATCCGATGAAATCTGGACGCGGGAGGAACGTCACCGAATGCGAGTTCACCGAGCTCGGCATCTGCATCGAGAGCGAAGGGAAATTCACTCTGCGCGATCG AATGTTTCTAGTGTACAACGAGGAGTCCGGTCGCTTCCAGACCGGCAGAAACTATCCGACGTTGATCCTGGTCACCCTGTCCGCGGTGGATGAGGACAAGGTGAAGCTGGAAGCCGTGGGGATGCCGAGCGTGGTCTTCAGCGTGCCGAAATGCACCGAGGAGAATATCGAGGCCGTGCAATGCACCATGTGGTGGGGAGAACCAGTAAAATGTATCGATTGTGGACCGGAGCCAGCCGAATGGCTGTCAAG ATTTTTAACCGGAACGAGTTCTGGGCTTCGACTGGGCTACTCGACGATGGACAGAAGAGACCTGAGCGTCTGGGGGAAATTTACCAAAGTGTACAGCACTCTTCAGACTGAAGACACT GGTTTGTTCAGCGACTTGGCTAGCTACATGCTGATGAATACAAAGTCCGTGGACGCGTTGAACGAGAAGCTAGAGCGACCAGTGCCTGCGCTACAGTTCCGTCCGAATATCGTGGTCTCTGCGCCGGAGGCGTTCGTGGAGGACAACTGGGAGTGGGTGAAAATCGGCGGGAAGGTTGTCATTAGGAACGTGAAACCTTGCACGAG GTGCAAATTCATTCTAGTGAATCCGGAAAACGGTAATCCGGAAACAGAGGAGCCGCTCAAAACCCTGAAGAG TTTTCGATGTCACACGGATCCCGATCGACTGGCGGTCGAAGGACAAGCGCCGCTTATGGGAATACTATGCGGCGCCTACATCCCCGGAAAAGTGAGAACGGGCGACGACGTGTACGTCCACGTAGCCGAGGACTCGGCCGAGTCGAATCATCAAGAAGCATCGAGCTAG
- the LOC143354142 gene encoding uncharacterized protein LOC143354142 isoform X1, which translates to MKTLSVNNHDFTGPKNLSDSTADQLRTFLNSFDVVLSDCDGGCLMLLFGASSGQRWCCRCRGIITVKSVLSILDKPIPGAMESLKRLQDLGKRVYVVSNNGTKYFDRYKQNAQAAGLDLKPEQVVLPSTVVGWYLKKINFSGEAFVVASKPFRKVLTDCGIKMSPDDWPPIFDDDLNKSLESASNISAVNAVIFDFDIRCSLSKLAYVIQCLKNKDVLFLAGSQSEWIVVNHRRRTLAAGALIKLISHYSGRTPIGCGKPGDVMKDYLLEVCQVDPERCLFIGDSITTDMTFASKCGFQKLFVETGLDTIETASRDNLTRPDYYISNLGLLSKIVDSRCESSTELRIDQL; encoded by the exons ATGAAGACACTATCGGTGAACAACCATGACTTCACCGGTCCTAAAAACCTGTCGGACAGTACCGCGGACCAGTTGCGGACCTTCTTGAACTCGTTCGACGTCGTATTGTCAGACTGCGATGGCGGGTGTCTCATGCTTTTATTCGGTGCATCAAGCGGTCAACGATGGTGCTGTCGATGCAGAGGAATTATAACAGTGAAAA GTGTCCTGAGCATCCTGGACAAACCGATTCCGGGAGCCATGGAGTCGCTGAAGAGGCTCCAGGACCTTGGGAAAAGGGTGTACGTAGTGTCGAACAACGGCACGAAGTATTTCGATCGATACAAGCAGAACGCGCAAGCCGCTGGCCTGGATTTGAAACCG GAGCAAGTGGTGTTGCCATCGACAGTGGTCGGCTGGTACCTGAAGAAGATCAACTTTTCCGGCGAAGCGTTCGTGGTCGCCAGCAAGCCATTCCGGAAGGTCCTGACCGACTGCGGCATCAAAATGTCACCGGACGAT TGGCCACCGATATTCGACGACGACCTAAACAAATCATTGGAGTCCGCGTCGAACATCAGCGCCGTCAACGCGGTAATCTTCGACTTCGACATAAGGTGCAGCTTGTCGAAGCTGGCCTACGTGATTCAGTGTCTGAAAAACAAAGACGTGTTGTTCTTGGCCGGGAGCCAGAGCGAATGGATAGTCGTTAATCACAGAAGAAGGACCCTAG CTGCCGGAGCCTTGATCAAACTGATCAGCCATTACAGCGGAAGGACTCCGATTGGGTGCGGCAAACCCGGCGACGTTATGAAGGATTACCTTTTAGAAGTGTGCCAGGTGGATCCTGAGCGGTGTCTGTTCATCGGAGACTC GATAACCACGGACATGACGTTCGCGAGCAAGTGCGGATTCCAGAAGCTTTTCGTCGAAACTGGCCTCGACACGATAGAGACAGCGTCGCGAGACAATCTGACGCGGCCAGATTACTATATTTCGAATCTAGGACTACTGTCGAAGATCGTGGACTCGCGGTGCGAGAGTTCGACGGAGCTGCGAATCGATCAACTATGA